The proteins below are encoded in one region of Homo sapiens chromosome 2, GRCh38.p14 Primary Assembly:
- the NFE2L2 gene encoding nuclear factor erythroid 2-related factor 2 isoform 6 (isoform 6 is encoded by transcript variant 8): MKRQVAHIPKSDALYFDDCMQLLAQTFPFVDDNEVSSATFQSLVPDIPGHIESPVFIATNQAQSPETSVAQVAPVDLDGMQQDIEQVWEELLSIPELQCLNIENDKLVETTMVPSPEAKLTEVDNYHFYSSIPSMEKEVGNCSPHFLNAFEDSFSSILSTEDPNQLTVNSLNSDATVNTDFGDEFYSAFIAEPSISNSMPSPATLSHSLSELLNGPIDVSDLSLCKAFNQNHPESTAEFNDSDSGISLNTSPSVASPEHSVESSSYGDTLLGLSDSEVEELDSAPGSVKQNGPKTPVHSSGDMVQPLSPSQGQSTHVHDAQCENTPEKELPVSPGHRKTPFTKDKHSSRLEAHLTRDELRAKALHIPFPVEKIINLPVVDFNEMMSKEQFNEAQLALIRDIRRRGKNKVAAQNCRKRKLENIVELEQDLDHLKDEKEKLLKEKGENDKSLHLLKKQLSTLYLEVFSMLRDEDGKPYSPSEYSLQQTRDGNVFLVPKSKKPDVKKN, from the exons ATGAAGAGACAG GTTGCCCACATTCCCAAATCAGATGCTTTGTACTTTGATGACTGCATGCAGCTTTTGGCGCAGACATTCCCGTTTGTAGATGACAATGAG GTTTCTTCGGCTACGTTTCAGTCACTTGTTCCTGATATTCCCGGTCACATCGAGAGCCCAGTCTTCATTGCTACTAATCAGGCTCAGTCACCTGAAACTTCTGTTGCTCAGGTAGCCCCTGTTGATTTAGACGGTATGCAACAGGACATTGAGCAAGTTTGGGAGGAGCTATTATCCATTCCTGAGTTACAG TGTCTTAATATTGAAAATGACAAGCTGGTTGAGACTACCATGGTTCCAAGTCCAGAAGCCAAACTGACAGAAGTTGACAATTATCATTTTTACTCATCTATACCCTCAATGGAAAAAGAAGTAGGTAACTGTagtccacattttcttaatgcttttGAGGATTCCTTCAGCAGCATCCTCTCCACAGAAGACCCCAACCAGTTGACAGTGAACTCATTAAATTCAGATGCCACAGTCAACACAGATTTTGGTGATGAATTTTATTCTGCTTTCATAGCTGAGCCCAGTATCAGCAACAGCATGCCCTCACCTGCTACTTTAAGCCATTCACTCTCTGAACTTCTAAATGGGCCCATTGATGTTTCTGATCTATCACTTTGCAAAGCTTTCAACCAAAACCACCCTGAAAGCACAGCAGAATTCAATGATTCTGACTCCGGCATTTCACTAAACACAAGTCCCAGTGTGGCATCACCAGAACACTCAGTGGAATCTTCCAGCTATGGAGACACACTACTTGGCCTCAGTGATTCTGAAGTGGAAGAGCTAGATAGTGCCCCTGGAAGTGTCAAACAGAATGGTCCTAAAACACCAGTACATTCTTCTGGGGATATGGTACAACCCTTGTCACCATCTCAGGGGCAGAGCACTCACGTGCATGATGCCCAATGTGAGAACACACCAGAGAAAGAATTGCCTGTAAGTCCTGGTCATCGGAAAACCCCATTCACAAAAGACAAACATTCAAGCCGCTTGGAGGCTCATCTCACAAGAGATGAACTTAGGGCAAAAGCTCTCCATATCCCATTCCCTGTAGAAAAAATCATTAACCTCCCTGTTGTTGACTTCAACGAAATGATGTCCAAAGAGCAGTTCAATGAAGCTCAACTTGCATTAATTCGGGATATACGTAGGAGGGGTAAGAATAAAGTGGCTGCTCagaattgcagaaaaagaaaactggaaaatatagTAGAACTAGAGCAAGATTTAGATcatttgaaagatgaaaaagaaaaattgctcaaagaaaaaggagaaaatgacaaAAGCCTTCACCTACTGAAAAAACAACTCAGCACCTTATATCTCGAAGTTTTCAGCATGCTACGTGATGAAGATGGAAAACCTTATTCTCCTAGTGAATACTCCCTGCAGCAAACAAGAGATGGCAATGTTTTCCTTGTTCCCAAAAGTAAGAAGCCAGATGTTAAGAAAAACTAG
- the NFE2L2 gene encoding nuclear factor erythroid 2-related factor 2 isoform 5 (isoform 5 is encoded by transcript variant 7), with the protein MMDLELPPPGLPSQQDMDLIDILWRQDIDLGVAHIPKSDALYFDDCMQLLAQTFPFVDDNEVSSATFQSLVPDIPGHIESPVFIATNQAQSPETSVAQVAPVDLDGMQQDIEQVWEELLSIPELQCLNIENDKLVETTMVPSPEAKLTEVDNYHFYSSIPSMEKEVGNCSPHFLNAFEDSFSSILSTEDPNQLTVNSLNSDATVNTDFGDEFYSAFIAEPSISNSMPSPATLSHSLSELLNGPIDVSDLSLCKAFNQNHPESTAEFNDSDSGISLNTSPSVASPEHSVESSSYGDTLLGLSDSEVEELDSAPGSVKQNGPKTPVHSSGDMVQPLSPSQGQSTHVHDAQCENTPEKELPVSPGHRKTPFTKDKHSSRLEAHLTRDELRAKALHIPFPVEKIINLPVVDFNEMMSKEQFNEAQLALIRDIRRRGKNKVAAQNCRKRKLENIVELEQDLDHLKDEKEKLLKEKGENDKSLHLLKKQLSTLYLEVFSMLRDEDGKPYSPSEYSLQQTRDGNVFLVPKSKKPDVKKN; encoded by the exons GACATGGATTTGATTGACATACTTTGGAGGCAAGATATAGATCTTGGA GTTGCCCACATTCCCAAATCAGATGCTTTGTACTTTGATGACTGCATGCAGCTTTTGGCGCAGACATTCCCGTTTGTAGATGACAATGAG GTTTCTTCGGCTACGTTTCAGTCACTTGTTCCTGATATTCCCGGTCACATCGAGAGCCCAGTCTTCATTGCTACTAATCAGGCTCAGTCACCTGAAACTTCTGTTGCTCAGGTAGCCCCTGTTGATTTAGACGGTATGCAACAGGACATTGAGCAAGTTTGGGAGGAGCTATTATCCATTCCTGAGTTACAG TGTCTTAATATTGAAAATGACAAGCTGGTTGAGACTACCATGGTTCCAAGTCCAGAAGCCAAACTGACAGAAGTTGACAATTATCATTTTTACTCATCTATACCCTCAATGGAAAAAGAAGTAGGTAACTGTagtccacattttcttaatgcttttGAGGATTCCTTCAGCAGCATCCTCTCCACAGAAGACCCCAACCAGTTGACAGTGAACTCATTAAATTCAGATGCCACAGTCAACACAGATTTTGGTGATGAATTTTATTCTGCTTTCATAGCTGAGCCCAGTATCAGCAACAGCATGCCCTCACCTGCTACTTTAAGCCATTCACTCTCTGAACTTCTAAATGGGCCCATTGATGTTTCTGATCTATCACTTTGCAAAGCTTTCAACCAAAACCACCCTGAAAGCACAGCAGAATTCAATGATTCTGACTCCGGCATTTCACTAAACACAAGTCCCAGTGTGGCATCACCAGAACACTCAGTGGAATCTTCCAGCTATGGAGACACACTACTTGGCCTCAGTGATTCTGAAGTGGAAGAGCTAGATAGTGCCCCTGGAAGTGTCAAACAGAATGGTCCTAAAACACCAGTACATTCTTCTGGGGATATGGTACAACCCTTGTCACCATCTCAGGGGCAGAGCACTCACGTGCATGATGCCCAATGTGAGAACACACCAGAGAAAGAATTGCCTGTAAGTCCTGGTCATCGGAAAACCCCATTCACAAAAGACAAACATTCAAGCCGCTTGGAGGCTCATCTCACAAGAGATGAACTTAGGGCAAAAGCTCTCCATATCCCATTCCCTGTAGAAAAAATCATTAACCTCCCTGTTGTTGACTTCAACGAAATGATGTCCAAAGAGCAGTTCAATGAAGCTCAACTTGCATTAATTCGGGATATACGTAGGAGGGGTAAGAATAAAGTGGCTGCTCagaattgcagaaaaagaaaactggaaaatatagTAGAACTAGAGCAAGATTTAGATcatttgaaagatgaaaaagaaaaattgctcaaagaaaaaggagaaaatgacaaAAGCCTTCACCTACTGAAAAAACAACTCAGCACCTTATATCTCGAAGTTTTCAGCATGCTACGTGATGAAGATGGAAAACCTTATTCTCCTAGTGAATACTCCCTGCAGCAAACAAGAGATGGCAATGTTTTCCTTGTTCCCAAAAGTAAGAAGCCAGATGTTAAGAAAAACTAG
- the NFE2L2 gene encoding nuclear factor erythroid 2-related factor 2 isoform 1 (isoform 1 is encoded by transcript variant 1), with product MMDLELPPPGLPSQQDMDLIDILWRQDIDLGVSREVFDFSQRRKEYELEKQKKLEKERQEQLQKEQEKAFFAQLQLDEETGEFLPIQPAQHIQSETSGSANYSQVAHIPKSDALYFDDCMQLLAQTFPFVDDNEVSSATFQSLVPDIPGHIESPVFIATNQAQSPETSVAQVAPVDLDGMQQDIEQVWEELLSIPELQCLNIENDKLVETTMVPSPEAKLTEVDNYHFYSSIPSMEKEVGNCSPHFLNAFEDSFSSILSTEDPNQLTVNSLNSDATVNTDFGDEFYSAFIAEPSISNSMPSPATLSHSLSELLNGPIDVSDLSLCKAFNQNHPESTAEFNDSDSGISLNTSPSVASPEHSVESSSYGDTLLGLSDSEVEELDSAPGSVKQNGPKTPVHSSGDMVQPLSPSQGQSTHVHDAQCENTPEKELPVSPGHRKTPFTKDKHSSRLEAHLTRDELRAKALHIPFPVEKIINLPVVDFNEMMSKEQFNEAQLALIRDIRRRGKNKVAAQNCRKRKLENIVELEQDLDHLKDEKEKLLKEKGENDKSLHLLKKQLSTLYLEVFSMLRDEDGKPYSPSEYSLQQTRDGNVFLVPKSKKPDVKKN from the exons GACATGGATTTGATTGACATACTTTGGAGGCAAGATATAGATCTTGGAGTAAGTCGAGAAGTATTTGACTTCAGTCAGCGACGGAAAGAGTATGagctggaaaaacagaaaaaacttgAAAAGGAAAGACAAGAACAACTCcaaaaggagcaagagaaagCCTTTTTCGCTCAGTTACAACTAGATGAAGAGACAGGTGAATTTCTCCCAATTCAGCCAGCCCAGCACATCCAGTCAGAAACCAGTGGATCTGCCAACTACTCCCAG GTTGCCCACATTCCCAAATCAGATGCTTTGTACTTTGATGACTGCATGCAGCTTTTGGCGCAGACATTCCCGTTTGTAGATGACAATGAG GTTTCTTCGGCTACGTTTCAGTCACTTGTTCCTGATATTCCCGGTCACATCGAGAGCCCAGTCTTCATTGCTACTAATCAGGCTCAGTCACCTGAAACTTCTGTTGCTCAGGTAGCCCCTGTTGATTTAGACGGTATGCAACAGGACATTGAGCAAGTTTGGGAGGAGCTATTATCCATTCCTGAGTTACAG TGTCTTAATATTGAAAATGACAAGCTGGTTGAGACTACCATGGTTCCAAGTCCAGAAGCCAAACTGACAGAAGTTGACAATTATCATTTTTACTCATCTATACCCTCAATGGAAAAAGAAGTAGGTAACTGTagtccacattttcttaatgcttttGAGGATTCCTTCAGCAGCATCCTCTCCACAGAAGACCCCAACCAGTTGACAGTGAACTCATTAAATTCAGATGCCACAGTCAACACAGATTTTGGTGATGAATTTTATTCTGCTTTCATAGCTGAGCCCAGTATCAGCAACAGCATGCCCTCACCTGCTACTTTAAGCCATTCACTCTCTGAACTTCTAAATGGGCCCATTGATGTTTCTGATCTATCACTTTGCAAAGCTTTCAACCAAAACCACCCTGAAAGCACAGCAGAATTCAATGATTCTGACTCCGGCATTTCACTAAACACAAGTCCCAGTGTGGCATCACCAGAACACTCAGTGGAATCTTCCAGCTATGGAGACACACTACTTGGCCTCAGTGATTCTGAAGTGGAAGAGCTAGATAGTGCCCCTGGAAGTGTCAAACAGAATGGTCCTAAAACACCAGTACATTCTTCTGGGGATATGGTACAACCCTTGTCACCATCTCAGGGGCAGAGCACTCACGTGCATGATGCCCAATGTGAGAACACACCAGAGAAAGAATTGCCTGTAAGTCCTGGTCATCGGAAAACCCCATTCACAAAAGACAAACATTCAAGCCGCTTGGAGGCTCATCTCACAAGAGATGAACTTAGGGCAAAAGCTCTCCATATCCCATTCCCTGTAGAAAAAATCATTAACCTCCCTGTTGTTGACTTCAACGAAATGATGTCCAAAGAGCAGTTCAATGAAGCTCAACTTGCATTAATTCGGGATATACGTAGGAGGGGTAAGAATAAAGTGGCTGCTCagaattgcagaaaaagaaaactggaaaatatagTAGAACTAGAGCAAGATTTAGATcatttgaaagatgaaaaagaaaaattgctcaaagaaaaaggagaaaatgacaaAAGCCTTCACCTACTGAAAAAACAACTCAGCACCTTATATCTCGAAGTTTTCAGCATGCTACGTGATGAAGATGGAAAACCTTATTCTCCTAGTGAATACTCCCTGCAGCAAACAAGAGATGGCAATGTTTTCCTTGTTCCCAAAAGTAAGAAGCCAGATGTTAAGAAAAACTAG
- the NFE2L2 gene encoding nuclear factor erythroid 2-related factor 2 isoform 2 (isoform 2 is encoded by transcript variant 5), protein MDLIDILWRQDIDLGVSREVFDFSQRRKEYELEKQKKLEKERQEQLQKEQEKAFFAQLQLDEETGEFLPIQPAQHIQSETSGSANYSQVAHIPKSDALYFDDCMQLLAQTFPFVDDNEVSSATFQSLVPDIPGHIESPVFIATNQAQSPETSVAQVAPVDLDGMQQDIEQVWEELLSIPELQCLNIENDKLVETTMVPSPEAKLTEVDNYHFYSSIPSMEKEVGNCSPHFLNAFEDSFSSILSTEDPNQLTVNSLNSDATVNTDFGDEFYSAFIAEPSISNSMPSPATLSHSLSELLNGPIDVSDLSLCKAFNQNHPESTAEFNDSDSGISLNTSPSVASPEHSVESSSYGDTLLGLSDSEVEELDSAPGSVKQNGPKTPVHSSGDMVQPLSPSQGQSTHVHDAQCENTPEKELPVSPGHRKTPFTKDKHSSRLEAHLTRDELRAKALHIPFPVEKIINLPVVDFNEMMSKEQFNEAQLALIRDIRRRGKNKVAAQNCRKRKLENIVELEQDLDHLKDEKEKLLKEKGENDKSLHLLKKQLSTLYLEVFSMLRDEDGKPYSPSEYSLQQTRDGNVFLVPKSKKPDVKKN, encoded by the exons ATGGATTTGATTGACATACTTTGGAGGCAAGATATAGATCTTGGAGTAAGTCGAGAAGTATTTGACTTCAGTCAGCGACGGAAAGAGTATGagctggaaaaacagaaaaaacttgAAAAGGAAAGACAAGAACAACTCcaaaaggagcaagagaaagCCTTTTTCGCTCAGTTACAACTAGATGAAGAGACAGGTGAATTTCTCCCAATTCAGCCAGCCCAGCACATCCAGTCAGAAACCAGTGGATCTGCCAACTACTCCCAG GTTGCCCACATTCCCAAATCAGATGCTTTGTACTTTGATGACTGCATGCAGCTTTTGGCGCAGACATTCCCGTTTGTAGATGACAATGAG GTTTCTTCGGCTACGTTTCAGTCACTTGTTCCTGATATTCCCGGTCACATCGAGAGCCCAGTCTTCATTGCTACTAATCAGGCTCAGTCACCTGAAACTTCTGTTGCTCAGGTAGCCCCTGTTGATTTAGACGGTATGCAACAGGACATTGAGCAAGTTTGGGAGGAGCTATTATCCATTCCTGAGTTACAG TGTCTTAATATTGAAAATGACAAGCTGGTTGAGACTACCATGGTTCCAAGTCCAGAAGCCAAACTGACAGAAGTTGACAATTATCATTTTTACTCATCTATACCCTCAATGGAAAAAGAAGTAGGTAACTGTagtccacattttcttaatgcttttGAGGATTCCTTCAGCAGCATCCTCTCCACAGAAGACCCCAACCAGTTGACAGTGAACTCATTAAATTCAGATGCCACAGTCAACACAGATTTTGGTGATGAATTTTATTCTGCTTTCATAGCTGAGCCCAGTATCAGCAACAGCATGCCCTCACCTGCTACTTTAAGCCATTCACTCTCTGAACTTCTAAATGGGCCCATTGATGTTTCTGATCTATCACTTTGCAAAGCTTTCAACCAAAACCACCCTGAAAGCACAGCAGAATTCAATGATTCTGACTCCGGCATTTCACTAAACACAAGTCCCAGTGTGGCATCACCAGAACACTCAGTGGAATCTTCCAGCTATGGAGACACACTACTTGGCCTCAGTGATTCTGAAGTGGAAGAGCTAGATAGTGCCCCTGGAAGTGTCAAACAGAATGGTCCTAAAACACCAGTACATTCTTCTGGGGATATGGTACAACCCTTGTCACCATCTCAGGGGCAGAGCACTCACGTGCATGATGCCCAATGTGAGAACACACCAGAGAAAGAATTGCCTGTAAGTCCTGGTCATCGGAAAACCCCATTCACAAAAGACAAACATTCAAGCCGCTTGGAGGCTCATCTCACAAGAGATGAACTTAGGGCAAAAGCTCTCCATATCCCATTCCCTGTAGAAAAAATCATTAACCTCCCTGTTGTTGACTTCAACGAAATGATGTCCAAAGAGCAGTTCAATGAAGCTCAACTTGCATTAATTCGGGATATACGTAGGAGGGGTAAGAATAAAGTGGCTGCTCagaattgcagaaaaagaaaactggaaaatatagTAGAACTAGAGCAAGATTTAGATcatttgaaagatgaaaaagaaaaattgctcaaagaaaaaggagaaaatgacaaAAGCCTTCACCTACTGAAAAAACAACTCAGCACCTTATATCTCGAAGTTTTCAGCATGCTACGTGATGAAGATGGAAAACCTTATTCTCCTAGTGAATACTCCCTGCAGCAAACAAGAGATGGCAATGTTTTCCTTGTTCCCAAAAGTAAGAAGCCAGATGTTAAGAAAAACTAG
- the NFE2L2 gene encoding nuclear factor erythroid 2-related factor 2 isoform 3 (isoform 3 is encoded by transcript variant 3), which translates to MDLIDILWRQDIDLGVSREVFDFSQRRKEYELEKQKKLEKERQEQLQKEQEKAFFAQLQLDEETGEFLPIQPAQHIQSETSGSANYSQVAHIPKSDALYFDDCMQLLAQTFPFVDDNESLVPDIPGHIESPVFIATNQAQSPETSVAQVAPVDLDGMQQDIEQVWEELLSIPELQCLNIENDKLVETTMVPSPEAKLTEVDNYHFYSSIPSMEKEVGNCSPHFLNAFEDSFSSILSTEDPNQLTVNSLNSDATVNTDFGDEFYSAFIAEPSISNSMPSPATLSHSLSELLNGPIDVSDLSLCKAFNQNHPESTAEFNDSDSGISLNTSPSVASPEHSVESSSYGDTLLGLSDSEVEELDSAPGSVKQNGPKTPVHSSGDMVQPLSPSQGQSTHVHDAQCENTPEKELPVSPGHRKTPFTKDKHSSRLEAHLTRDELRAKALHIPFPVEKIINLPVVDFNEMMSKEQFNEAQLALIRDIRRRGKNKVAAQNCRKRKLENIVELEQDLDHLKDEKEKLLKEKGENDKSLHLLKKQLSTLYLEVFSMLRDEDGKPYSPSEYSLQQTRDGNVFLVPKSKKPDVKKN; encoded by the exons ATGGATTTGATTGACATACTTTGGAGGCAAGATATAGATCTTGGAGTAAGTCGAGAAGTATTTGACTTCAGTCAGCGACGGAAAGAGTATGagctggaaaaacagaaaaaacttgAAAAGGAAAGACAAGAACAACTCcaaaaggagcaagagaaagCCTTTTTCGCTCAGTTACAACTAGATGAAGAGACAGGTGAATTTCTCCCAATTCAGCCAGCCCAGCACATCCAGTCAGAAACCAGTGGATCTGCCAACTACTCCCAG GTTGCCCACATTCCCAAATCAGATGCTTTGTACTTTGATGACTGCATGCAGCTTTTGGCGCAGACATTCCCGTTTGTAGATGACAATGAG TCACTTGTTCCTGATATTCCCGGTCACATCGAGAGCCCAGTCTTCATTGCTACTAATCAGGCTCAGTCACCTGAAACTTCTGTTGCTCAGGTAGCCCCTGTTGATTTAGACGGTATGCAACAGGACATTGAGCAAGTTTGGGAGGAGCTATTATCCATTCCTGAGTTACAG TGTCTTAATATTGAAAATGACAAGCTGGTTGAGACTACCATGGTTCCAAGTCCAGAAGCCAAACTGACAGAAGTTGACAATTATCATTTTTACTCATCTATACCCTCAATGGAAAAAGAAGTAGGTAACTGTagtccacattttcttaatgcttttGAGGATTCCTTCAGCAGCATCCTCTCCACAGAAGACCCCAACCAGTTGACAGTGAACTCATTAAATTCAGATGCCACAGTCAACACAGATTTTGGTGATGAATTTTATTCTGCTTTCATAGCTGAGCCCAGTATCAGCAACAGCATGCCCTCACCTGCTACTTTAAGCCATTCACTCTCTGAACTTCTAAATGGGCCCATTGATGTTTCTGATCTATCACTTTGCAAAGCTTTCAACCAAAACCACCCTGAAAGCACAGCAGAATTCAATGATTCTGACTCCGGCATTTCACTAAACACAAGTCCCAGTGTGGCATCACCAGAACACTCAGTGGAATCTTCCAGCTATGGAGACACACTACTTGGCCTCAGTGATTCTGAAGTGGAAGAGCTAGATAGTGCCCCTGGAAGTGTCAAACAGAATGGTCCTAAAACACCAGTACATTCTTCTGGGGATATGGTACAACCCTTGTCACCATCTCAGGGGCAGAGCACTCACGTGCATGATGCCCAATGTGAGAACACACCAGAGAAAGAATTGCCTGTAAGTCCTGGTCATCGGAAAACCCCATTCACAAAAGACAAACATTCAAGCCGCTTGGAGGCTCATCTCACAAGAGATGAACTTAGGGCAAAAGCTCTCCATATCCCATTCCCTGTAGAAAAAATCATTAACCTCCCTGTTGTTGACTTCAACGAAATGATGTCCAAAGAGCAGTTCAATGAAGCTCAACTTGCATTAATTCGGGATATACGTAGGAGGGGTAAGAATAAAGTGGCTGCTCagaattgcagaaaaagaaaactggaaaatatagTAGAACTAGAGCAAGATTTAGATcatttgaaagatgaaaaagaaaaattgctcaaagaaaaaggagaaaatgacaaAAGCCTTCACCTACTGAAAAAACAACTCAGCACCTTATATCTCGAAGTTTTCAGCATGCTACGTGATGAAGATGGAAAACCTTATTCTCCTAGTGAATACTCCCTGCAGCAAACAAGAGATGGCAATGTTTTCCTTGTTCCCAAAAGTAAGAAGCCAGATGTTAAGAAAAACTAG
- the NFE2L2 gene encoding nuclear factor erythroid 2-related factor 2 isoform 4 (isoform 4 is encoded by transcript variant 6) yields the protein MMDLELPPPGLPSQQDMDLIDILWRQDIDLGVSREVFDFSQRRKEYELEKQKKLEKERQEQLQKEQEKAFFAQLQLDEETGEFLPIQPAQHIQSETSGSANYSQVSSATFQSLVPDIPGHIESPVFIATNQAQSPETSVAQVAPVDLDGMQQDIEQVWEELLSIPELQCLNIENDKLVETTMVPSPEAKLTEVDNYHFYSSIPSMEKEVGNCSPHFLNAFEDSFSSILSTEDPNQLTVNSLNSDATVNTDFGDEFYSAFIAEPSISNSMPSPATLSHSLSELLNGPIDVSDLSLCKAFNQNHPESTAEFNDSDSGISLNTSPSVASPEHSVESSSYGDTLLGLSDSEVEELDSAPGSVKQNGPKTPVHSSGDMVQPLSPSQGQSTHVHDAQCENTPEKELPVSPGHRKTPFTKDKHSSRLEAHLTRDELRAKALHIPFPVEKIINLPVVDFNEMMSKEQFNEAQLALIRDIRRRGKNKVAAQNCRKRKLENIVELEQDLDHLKDEKEKLLKEKGENDKSLHLLKKQLSTLYLEVFSMLRDEDGKPYSPSEYSLQQTRDGNVFLVPKSKKPDVKKN from the exons GACATGGATTTGATTGACATACTTTGGAGGCAAGATATAGATCTTGGAGTAAGTCGAGAAGTATTTGACTTCAGTCAGCGACGGAAAGAGTATGagctggaaaaacagaaaaaacttgAAAAGGAAAGACAAGAACAACTCcaaaaggagcaagagaaagCCTTTTTCGCTCAGTTACAACTAGATGAAGAGACAGGTGAATTTCTCCCAATTCAGCCAGCCCAGCACATCCAGTCAGAAACCAGTGGATCTGCCAACTACTCCCAG GTTTCTTCGGCTACGTTTCAGTCACTTGTTCCTGATATTCCCGGTCACATCGAGAGCCCAGTCTTCATTGCTACTAATCAGGCTCAGTCACCTGAAACTTCTGTTGCTCAGGTAGCCCCTGTTGATTTAGACGGTATGCAACAGGACATTGAGCAAGTTTGGGAGGAGCTATTATCCATTCCTGAGTTACAG TGTCTTAATATTGAAAATGACAAGCTGGTTGAGACTACCATGGTTCCAAGTCCAGAAGCCAAACTGACAGAAGTTGACAATTATCATTTTTACTCATCTATACCCTCAATGGAAAAAGAAGTAGGTAACTGTagtccacattttcttaatgcttttGAGGATTCCTTCAGCAGCATCCTCTCCACAGAAGACCCCAACCAGTTGACAGTGAACTCATTAAATTCAGATGCCACAGTCAACACAGATTTTGGTGATGAATTTTATTCTGCTTTCATAGCTGAGCCCAGTATCAGCAACAGCATGCCCTCACCTGCTACTTTAAGCCATTCACTCTCTGAACTTCTAAATGGGCCCATTGATGTTTCTGATCTATCACTTTGCAAAGCTTTCAACCAAAACCACCCTGAAAGCACAGCAGAATTCAATGATTCTGACTCCGGCATTTCACTAAACACAAGTCCCAGTGTGGCATCACCAGAACACTCAGTGGAATCTTCCAGCTATGGAGACACACTACTTGGCCTCAGTGATTCTGAAGTGGAAGAGCTAGATAGTGCCCCTGGAAGTGTCAAACAGAATGGTCCTAAAACACCAGTACATTCTTCTGGGGATATGGTACAACCCTTGTCACCATCTCAGGGGCAGAGCACTCACGTGCATGATGCCCAATGTGAGAACACACCAGAGAAAGAATTGCCTGTAAGTCCTGGTCATCGGAAAACCCCATTCACAAAAGACAAACATTCAAGCCGCTTGGAGGCTCATCTCACAAGAGATGAACTTAGGGCAAAAGCTCTCCATATCCCATTCCCTGTAGAAAAAATCATTAACCTCCCTGTTGTTGACTTCAACGAAATGATGTCCAAAGAGCAGTTCAATGAAGCTCAACTTGCATTAATTCGGGATATACGTAGGAGGGGTAAGAATAAAGTGGCTGCTCagaattgcagaaaaagaaaactggaaaatatagTAGAACTAGAGCAAGATTTAGATcatttgaaagatgaaaaagaaaaattgctcaaagaaaaaggagaaaatgacaaAAGCCTTCACCTACTGAAAAAACAACTCAGCACCTTATATCTCGAAGTTTTCAGCATGCTACGTGATGAAGATGGAAAACCTTATTCTCCTAGTGAATACTCCCTGCAGCAAACAAGAGATGGCAATGTTTTCCTTGTTCCCAAAAGTAAGAAGCCAGATGTTAAGAAAAACTAG